In a single window of the Solidesulfovibrio sp. genome:
- the ftsW gene encoding putative lipid II flippase FtsW, whose amino-acid sequence MSKVRVATAETKQAGQFDLWLLSAALLLAGLGLVMVFSSSGVMAERLNGNRYYFFQRQALFAFVSLGLMTLCAYMPRKILHGPVYLWLFAVIGLLVLTLVPPFSVKAGGARRWMHLGPATLQPMELAKVVLVMYLAYFFSQKQKLIRSFSVGFIPPVMVTGFLGLILLLQPDFGGAVFLGMLFFLMSLVGGTRLTYLAVSMMFGIGAMGLLIASSPYRFKRWFAFLDPFKDPQNVGYQLVQSFYAFGSGGISGAGFGAGKQKLFYLPEAHNDFIMAVLGEELGFIGISIVFICIGILLWRSFKVALAQDDLRDRFTAYGMALVLGLGFILNLAVVLGCVPPKGVAMPFLSYGGSNLLSCFLCVGILLNLSRSVRT is encoded by the coding sequence ATGAGCAAGGTGCGCGTGGCCACGGCCGAAACCAAGCAGGCCGGTCAGTTCGACCTGTGGCTTTTGAGCGCGGCCCTGCTGCTGGCCGGCCTGGGGCTGGTCATGGTCTTTTCCTCGAGCGGGGTCATGGCCGAGCGCTTAAACGGCAACCGCTACTATTTCTTCCAGCGTCAGGCCCTGTTCGCCTTCGTGAGCCTGGGGCTCATGACCCTGTGCGCCTACATGCCGCGAAAAATCCTCCACGGCCCGGTCTACCTGTGGCTGTTCGCCGTCATCGGCCTGCTCGTCCTGACGCTCGTGCCGCCCTTTTCCGTCAAGGCCGGCGGGGCGCGGCGTTGGATGCACCTGGGGCCGGCCACCTTGCAGCCCATGGAGCTGGCCAAGGTGGTGCTGGTCATGTACCTGGCCTATTTTTTCAGCCAGAAGCAGAAACTCATCCGGTCGTTTTCCGTGGGGTTCATCCCGCCGGTCATGGTCACCGGCTTTTTGGGGCTCATCCTCCTGTTGCAGCCCGATTTCGGCGGCGCGGTCTTTCTGGGCATGCTTTTTTTCCTCATGAGCCTGGTCGGCGGCACGCGGCTGACCTACCTGGCCGTGTCCATGATGTTCGGCATCGGGGCCATGGGGCTTCTCATCGCCTCCTCGCCCTACCGCTTCAAGCGCTGGTTCGCCTTTCTCGACCCGTTCAAGGACCCGCAAAACGTCGGCTACCAGCTCGTCCAGTCCTTCTACGCCTTCGGCTCGGGCGGCATCTCCGGGGCGGGTTTCGGCGCCGGCAAGCAGAAGCTCTTCTACCTGCCCGAGGCCCACAACGACTTCATCATGGCCGTGCTCGGCGAGGAACTGGGCTTTATCGGCATCTCCATCGTCTTTATCTGCATCGGCATCCTGCTGTGGCGTTCCTTCAAGGTGGCCCTGGCCCAGGACGACCTGCGCGACCGGTTCACGGCCTACGGCATGGCCCTGGTGCTGGGGTTGGGGTTTATCCTCAACCTGGCCGTGGTCCTGGGCTGCGTGC